Proteins encoded together in one Nocardioides marinisabuli window:
- the dcd gene encoding dCTP deaminase encodes MLLSDRDIMAEIDAGRVALDPFDPAMLQPSSIDVRLDRFFRVFENHKYPHIDPAADQSDLTRMIEPEGDEAFILHPGEFVLGSTYEVVSLPDDIAARVEGKSSLGRLGLLTHATAGFVDPGFSGHVTLELANVATLPIKLYPGMKIGQFCFFRLSSPSEHPYGSEKYGSRYQGQRGPTPSRSFQSFHRTTI; translated from the coding sequence GTGCTGCTCAGCGACCGCGACATCATGGCCGAGATAGACGCCGGGCGGGTCGCCCTCGACCCGTTCGACCCCGCGATGCTGCAACCGTCGTCGATCGACGTGCGCCTCGACCGGTTCTTCCGGGTCTTCGAGAACCACAAGTACCCGCACATCGACCCGGCGGCCGACCAGTCCGACCTGACCCGGATGATCGAGCCCGAGGGCGACGAGGCGTTCATCCTGCACCCCGGCGAGTTCGTGCTGGGCTCGACCTACGAGGTCGTCTCGCTGCCCGACGACATCGCCGCCCGCGTCGAGGGCAAGTCGTCGCTGGGGCGTCTGGGGCTGCTCACCCACGCCACCGCCGGCTTCGTCGACCCCGGCTTCAGCGGCCACGTCACCCTCGAGCTCGCCAACGTCGCGACGCTGCCGATCAAGCTCTACCCGGGCATGAAGATCGGGCAGTTCTGCTTCTTCCGGCTCTCCTCGCCCTCCGAGCACCCCTACGGCTCGGAGAAGTACGGGAGCCGCTACCAGGGCCAGCGCGGGCCGACGCCCTCGCGCTCCTTCCAGAGCTTCCACCGCACGACGATCTGA